CGGGGTCTCCGACTCCACGGACCCGATCACCGTGGAGACCTCGGTGCCCTTCAAGTCCCACCTCGTGGAGCCTCCCTCccgctccgccaccacctcggCCCGCGAGCTCCTCTCCTTCTTCCGCGACATGTCCCTCATGCGCCGCTTCGAGATCGCGGCGGACTCCCTCTACAAGGCCAAGCTCATCCGGGGCTTCTGCCACCTCTACGACGGGCAGGAGGCCGTCGCCGTGGGCATGGAGGCCGCCATCACCCGCGCCGACGCCATCATCACCGCTTACCGCGACCACTGCGCCTACCTCGCCCGCGGCGGGGACCCCGTCTCCGCCTTCGCCGAGCTCATGGGCCGCCGCGACGGCTGCTCCAGGGGGAAGGGGGGATCCATGCACTTCTACAAGCGCGACGCCAACTTCTTCGGAGGGCATGGCATCGTCGGTGCGCAGGTGCCGCTCGGCTGCGGCATCGCCTTCGCGCAGAGGTACAGGAAGGAGGGCACCGTCACCTTCGACCTCTACGGTGACGGCGCCGCCAACCAGGGGCAGCTCTTCGAGGTGCTCAACATGGCCGCGCTCTGGAAGCTGCCGGTCATATTGGTCTGCGAGAACAACCACTGTGAGTTAAATTCTCTTGCGTTACCACTTACCAAGTGTGGTTGTGCTGTAATCATACTGTTCTTCGATCGGTGTGGTTCCAAAATTGGAATTGGAGTGATTTCGGTCAGTACCTGATTTGTGCAGATGGAATGGGGACTGCAGAGTGGAAGGCATCCAAGAGCCCAGCTTACTACAAGCGCGGGGACTATGTGCCTGGGTTGAAGGTAAAAAGTCTTTGTCGGTTTGGTTTATTGCAGAGTTGATGTGCAATTGTGCATAGCAACTAGCAAGTGAACTGAATAGTATTCATTGGTTTTGTAATGCAAATTTGGTCGTGCTGTGTTTAGTGTTCAATTATTTGACTGTAATACTGTTGGGTTCAATCTGAACGCATAAATTATAGGATGACACTCGTGGTAGTTTTCGCTTTTTCAGAACTAACAGCACTCTGATTTTTTGTACCTTCTAAG
Above is a genomic segment from Setaria viridis chromosome 4, Setaria_viridis_v4.0, whole genome shotgun sequence containing:
- the LOC117851511 gene encoding pyruvate dehydrogenase E1 component subunit alpha-2, mitochondrial, with the translated sequence MAAAILRRLSPTPAGSPRVSPLPLPPLFARGVSDSTDPITVETSVPFKSHLVEPPSRSATTSARELLSFFRDMSLMRRFEIAADSLYKAKLIRGFCHLYDGQEAVAVGMEAAITRADAIITAYRDHCAYLARGGDPVSAFAELMGRRDGCSRGKGGSMHFYKRDANFFGGHGIVGAQVPLGCGIAFAQRYRKEGTVTFDLYGDGAANQGQLFEVLNMAALWKLPVILVCENNHYGMGTAEWKASKSPAYYKRGDYVPGLKVDGMDVLAVKQACKFAKDHVLENGPIILEMDTYRYHGHSMSDPGSTYRTRDEIAGIRQERDPIERVRKLMLAHDFATAQELKDMEKEIRKQVDAAIAKAKESPMPDPSELFTNVYVNDCGWESFGVDRKVLRTVLP